The window GCTGTTACTTACAAACCAATTCATGTATCGGTAACGTCTTCGACAAAATGGACGAGAAACGAGCATCTCCTGCACTTGATTCCTGAGCGTGATCTTTCGTGGGAAGGGCGCGGTTGTACTATCATCTCCTCGTGCCGCAACTTCTTCATGACGACACCTTCCGCCGGCTCTGCCGAGGACGCGATCTATTGGCTACCGAGTACCAGTCCCGCGTCCTGCTCGAGCAGGCAGCGCGTGAAGCTTGTCTCTCCGAATTTCACTTTCATCGGCTCTTTCGCGCCACCTTCAACGAGACTCCACACGAGTTTTTGACTCGCCTTCGCATGGATCGTGCCCGGCAGATGCTCGCCAGCGAAAGCAGCGTGACCGACGTCTGCTTCGAGGTCGGTTACGGCAGCCTGGGATCGTTCTCCAGCAAGTTCCGCGCGCAGTTCGGCCGCAGCCCCGTCGAATTT is drawn from Edaphobacter lichenicola and contains these coding sequences:
- a CDS encoding helix-turn-helix domain-containing protein; amino-acid sequence: MYYHLLVPQLLHDDTFRRLCRGRDLLATEYQSRVLLEQAAREACLSEFHFHRLFRATFNETPHEFLTRLRMDRARQMLASESSVTDVCFEVGYGSLGSFSSKFRAQFGRSPVEFQREVRRIFGYSAPWHILMVPTCFSFVGGLEHQIKPDIE